A genomic stretch from Actinomadura rubteroloni includes:
- a CDS encoding class I SAM-dependent methyltransferase, translated as MTPVAARPAALDRILALLADPPAVPDTGAGYLDLLGPVEEPAPTLAQSVMRSSFLPRIYERVWRPVGFNLAKGWPAGPDTAAEQALLRRRLGLGARRHAGSGDRPDATVLDIACGPGNVTRALARGVGPGGLLVGLDAAPRMLARAAAEPVAEDGPAIGYVRGDAVDLPFADATFDAVCCSGALYLFADPWAALDAMTRVLRPGGRLVILTSRRPRLPVTGLTVSTAGRAAGIRVFGDAEVTGALAERGFADVRRDRYPLAQIVAGRRV; from the coding sequence ATGACTCCCGTGGCCGCGCGTCCCGCCGCGCTGGACCGGATCCTGGCCCTTCTCGCCGACCCGCCCGCCGTACCGGACACCGGCGCGGGCTACCTCGACCTCCTCGGACCGGTCGAGGAACCCGCGCCGACGCTCGCGCAGTCGGTCATGCGCTCGTCGTTCCTGCCGCGCATCTACGAACGCGTGTGGCGTCCGGTCGGGTTCAACCTCGCCAAGGGCTGGCCCGCCGGACCCGACACCGCCGCCGAGCAGGCGCTGCTGCGCCGCCGCCTCGGCCTCGGCGCCCGCCGGCACGCGGGGAGCGGCGACCGCCCGGACGCGACCGTCCTCGACATCGCCTGCGGACCCGGCAACGTCACGCGGGCGCTGGCGCGCGGCGTCGGCCCCGGCGGACTCCTCGTCGGCCTGGACGCGGCGCCGCGCATGCTCGCCCGCGCCGCCGCCGAGCCCGTCGCCGAGGACGGCCCCGCGATCGGGTACGTCCGGGGCGACGCCGTCGACCTGCCGTTCGCCGACGCGACCTTCGACGCCGTGTGCTGCTCGGGCGCGCTCTACCTGTTCGCCGACCCGTGGGCCGCCCTCGACGCCATGACCCGCGTCCTGCGGCCGGGCGGACGGCTCGTCATCCTCACCAGCCGCCGACCCCGCCTGCCCGTGACGGGCCTGACGGTCAGCACGGCCGGCCGCGCCGCCGGGATCCGCGTGTTCGGCGACGCCGAGGTCACCGGCGCCCTCGCCGAACGCGGCTTCGCCGACGTCCGGCGCGACCGCTACCCGCTCGCCCAGATCGTCGCGGGACGCCGCGTCTAG
- a CDS encoding GNAT family N-acetyltransferase yields the protein MTGRDAATLRRIALRPVAEADAPELAALYRTNREHLRPWEPEKGDRYFTEQGQLDNIRDLLDALAFGEMWPGVILVDGTIAGRITLNNILRGALQSCFTGYWVDRDHVGHGVATEAVRQALALAFGELRLHRVEAFTRVDNIASQRVLLRNGFTPVGVARRHIHVAGRWHDERLFERLAPWDDGRTLAPPS from the coding sequence GTGACCGGCCGCGACGCGGCGACGCTGCGGCGGATCGCGCTGCGTCCGGTCGCCGAGGCCGACGCGCCGGAGCTGGCCGCGCTGTACCGGACGAACCGGGAGCATCTTCGCCCGTGGGAGCCGGAGAAGGGCGACCGGTACTTCACCGAGCAGGGCCAGCTCGACAACATCCGGGACCTGCTGGACGCCCTGGCGTTCGGTGAGATGTGGCCCGGCGTCATCCTCGTGGACGGGACGATCGCCGGCCGCATCACGCTCAACAACATCCTGCGCGGCGCGCTCCAGAGCTGCTTCACCGGCTACTGGGTCGACCGGGACCACGTCGGGCACGGCGTCGCGACCGAGGCGGTGCGCCAGGCGCTGGCCCTGGCGTTCGGCGAGCTGCGGCTGCACCGCGTGGAGGCGTTCACCCGCGTCGACAACATCGCCTCGCAGCGCGTCCTGCTGCGCAACGGGTTCACCCCGGTCGGCGTCGCGCGGCGCCACATCCATGTGGCCGGACGCTGGCACGACGAGCGCCTGTTCGAGCGCCTCGCCCCCTGGGACGACGGACGGACCCTCGCCCCGCCGTCCTGA
- a CDS encoding sensor domain-containing diguanylate cyclase — MTAVQSSAEDRGGDLTQKPSWRGLSGRPSVTAVYVSVVIAVHVFLTVGALLEAPLRLNDLGTFGAILACGVVCIEASRRLGMPAGVARDLLSAWWLPAALLLPPAYALVVPIPLQLLLQFRVRRTLLYRRLLLMAAHGIAAAVASVLFHLVVPDPLAGTGWVVDVTPGIPVAVGCAVLFTVISTFIVAIAAHAANPESGWKDVLWTRESLLLDLVELCVGVTVSICATISLGLLLLALPPAVLLQRSLMHQQLQAAARTDAKTGLLNAVAWQREADTELSRAQRGHDSLALLLIDIDYFKRVNDTHGHLIGDQVLIGVASTLCHQLRDYDIVGRFGGEEFVVLLPGADTVEACRVAERLRGRVRRLAVPAEEGTVSVTISIGVALFRMHGADMIEMLAAADLALYRAKQSGRDRVCLPALDGPRTL, encoded by the coding sequence ATGACAGCAGTGCAGTCGTCCGCCGAGGACCGTGGCGGGGACCTCACCCAAAAGCCCAGTTGGCGCGGGCTTTCCGGACGTCCGTCGGTGACGGCCGTGTACGTGTCGGTCGTCATCGCCGTCCACGTCTTCCTGACCGTCGGGGCGCTGTTGGAGGCGCCGCTGCGGTTGAACGATCTAGGGACCTTTGGCGCGATTTTGGCCTGCGGGGTCGTATGCATCGAGGCGTCCCGGCGTCTCGGCATGCCCGCGGGGGTCGCGCGCGACCTGCTGTCCGCGTGGTGGCTACCTGCGGCGCTGCTCCTCCCCCCCGCGTACGCGCTGGTCGTCCCGATCCCGCTGCAACTGCTGCTGCAGTTCCGCGTCCGCCGGACGCTGCTCTACCGGCGCCTGCTCCTCATGGCGGCGCACGGCATCGCCGCGGCCGTGGCGTCCGTGCTGTTCCACCTCGTCGTGCCCGACCCGCTCGCCGGGACGGGCTGGGTCGTGGACGTCACCCCCGGCATCCCCGTCGCGGTCGGCTGCGCCGTCCTGTTCACCGTCATCAGCACGTTCATCGTGGCGATCGCCGCGCACGCCGCCAACCCCGAGAGCGGCTGGAAGGACGTCCTGTGGACGCGCGAGAGCCTGCTCCTCGACCTGGTCGAGCTGTGCGTCGGCGTCACGGTCTCCATCTGCGCGACGATCTCGCTCGGCCTGCTGCTGCTCGCCCTCCCGCCCGCCGTCCTGCTCCAGCGCAGCCTGATGCACCAGCAGCTCCAGGCCGCCGCCCGCACCGACGCCAAGACCGGCCTCCTCAACGCCGTCGCCTGGCAACGCGAGGCCGACACCGAACTCTCCCGCGCCCAGCGCGGCCACGATTCCCTGGCCCTGCTGCTGATCGACATCGACTACTTCAAGCGCGTCAACGACACCCACGGCCACCTCATCGGCGACCAGGTCCTCATCGGCGTGGCGAGCACCCTGTGCCACCAACTGCGCGACTACGACATCGTCGGCAGATTCGGCGGCGAGGAATTCGTCGTCCTCCTGCCCGGCGCGGACACCGTGGAAGCATGCCGCGTCGCCGAACGCCTGCGCGGCCGAGTCCGCCGCCTGGCCGTCCCCGCCGAAGAAGGAACGGTCAGCGTCACGATCTCGATCGGCGTCGCCCTGTTCCGCATGCACGGCGCCGACATGATCGAGATGCTCGCCGCCGCCGACCTCGCGTTGTACCGCGCCAAACAGTCCGGCCGCGACCGCGTCTGCCTCCCCGCCCTGGACGGCCCCCGCACCCTCTGA
- a CDS encoding GNAT family N-acetyltransferase — MTTFEGTSPQGAGPAGRPVPVRLAQEPPVWRLGELRLRRYRPGDHATVLRLHREGLAQVGLRPGDGVYYDHDFFRMEEIYLTNDGEFLVGETGGAIVAMGGLRRADLVPGGRARAFGATVLGSPELDAVEMVRLRVRPDHQGRGYGTALVRMLEERAVELGYRVLRADTTSRQTTALALYHRFGWRETRRERIGGLVNVYLEKRLR; from the coding sequence ATGACGACGTTCGAGGGCACGTCCCCGCAGGGCGCCGGACCGGCGGGACGTCCGGTCCCGGTGCGGCTGGCGCAGGAGCCGCCGGTGTGGCGGCTCGGGGAGCTGCGGCTGCGCCGCTACCGGCCGGGCGACCACGCCACCGTGCTGCGGCTGCACCGCGAGGGGCTGGCGCAGGTCGGGCTGCGGCCGGGCGACGGCGTGTACTACGACCACGACTTCTTCCGGATGGAGGAGATCTACCTGACCAACGACGGGGAGTTCCTCGTCGGGGAGACCGGCGGCGCGATCGTCGCGATGGGCGGGCTGCGGCGGGCCGATCTCGTGCCGGGCGGCCGGGCGCGGGCGTTCGGCGCGACGGTGCTCGGCTCCCCGGAGCTGGACGCGGTCGAGATGGTGCGGCTGCGCGTCCGTCCCGACCACCAGGGACGCGGGTACGGCACCGCGCTGGTGCGGATGCTGGAGGAGCGCGCCGTCGAGCTGGGGTACCGGGTGCTGCGCGCCGACACGACGTCGCGGCAGACGACGGCGCTCGCGCTCTACCACCGGTTCGGCTGGCGCGAGACGCGCCGGGAGCGGATCGGCGGGCTCGTCAACGTCTACCTGGAGAAGCGCCTGCGCTAG
- a CDS encoding acyl-CoA thioesterase encodes MQRTEPPPAEFRHVYEFHLRFGDIDSQGHVNNVKFLGYLEDARLEMFHGDPVRKGEEPVRGMVIARHEIDYRLPLLPTVHPVRVETWVRQARAASFTLAYEVRDDENVYATATSTIVAFDVEANRLRRFTPYEREFIGRYLAPAE; translated from the coding sequence ATGCAGCGCACCGAACCGCCCCCCGCCGAGTTCCGGCACGTGTACGAGTTCCATCTCCGCTTCGGCGACATCGACTCGCAGGGCCATGTGAACAACGTGAAGTTCCTCGGCTACCTGGAGGACGCGCGGCTGGAGATGTTCCACGGCGACCCCGTCCGCAAGGGCGAGGAGCCGGTGCGCGGGATGGTCATCGCGCGGCACGAGATCGACTACCGGCTGCCGCTGCTGCCGACCGTCCACCCGGTGCGGGTCGAGACGTGGGTGCGGCAGGCGCGGGCGGCGTCGTTCACGCTGGCCTACGAGGTCCGCGACGACGAGAACGTGTACGCGACGGCGACGTCCACGATCGTGGCGTTCGACGTGGAGGCGAACCGGCTGCGGCGCTTCACCCCGTACGAGCGGGAGTTCATCGGCCGGTACCTCGCCCCGGCGGAGTGA
- the ettA gene encoding energy-dependent translational throttle protein EttA gives MAEYIYTMQRVRKAHGDKVVLDDVTLHFLPGAKIGVLGPNGTGKSTLLRMMAGLEQPSNGDAKLMPGFTVGILQQEPPLNEEKTVLGNVQEGVAETKALLDRFNEIAEKMATDYSDELMAEMGKLQEQLDHRNAWDLDSQLEQAMDALRCPPPDADVTTLSGGERRRVALCKLLLEAPDLLLLDEPTNHLDAESVNWLEQFLAKYEGTVLAVTHDRYFLDNVATWILELDRGRCHPYEGNYSTYLEKKAERLKVEGNKDAKRKKRLQDELDWVRSNPKARQTKSKARLQRYEEMAAEAAKTRKLDFEEIQIPPGPRLGNTVIVADDVVKGFGERLLMEHLSFNLPPNGIVGVIGPNGVGKTTLFRMIVGEEGPDSGVLRLGETVQISYVDQGRGGLDPKKSVWQTVSDGLDHINVGQVEMPSRAYVAAFGFKGPDQQKPTGVLSGGERNRLNLALTLKQGGNVLLLDEPTNDLDTETLSSLENALLEFPGCAVITSHDRWFLDRIATHILAWEEGSNWFWFEGNYADYEKNKVERLGADAARPHRVTHRKLTRD, from the coding sequence ATGGCCGAGTACATCTACACGATGCAGCGTGTGCGCAAGGCACATGGGGACAAGGTCGTCCTGGACGACGTGACCCTGCACTTCCTCCCGGGCGCCAAGATCGGTGTTCTGGGACCGAACGGCACCGGTAAGTCGACGCTGCTGCGGATGATGGCCGGTCTGGAGCAGCCGTCCAACGGCGACGCGAAGCTCATGCCGGGCTTCACTGTCGGCATCCTGCAGCAGGAGCCGCCGCTGAACGAGGAGAAGACGGTCCTCGGGAACGTCCAGGAGGGCGTGGCCGAGACCAAGGCGCTGCTCGACCGGTTCAACGAGATCGCCGAGAAGATGGCGACCGACTACTCCGACGAGCTGATGGCCGAGATGGGCAAGCTGCAGGAGCAGCTCGACCACCGCAACGCCTGGGACCTCGACAGCCAGCTCGAACAGGCGATGGACGCGCTGCGCTGCCCGCCGCCGGACGCGGACGTCACCACGCTGTCGGGAGGTGAGCGGCGCCGGGTCGCGCTGTGCAAGCTGCTGCTGGAGGCGCCCGACCTGCTGCTGCTGGACGAGCCCACCAACCACCTCGACGCCGAGAGCGTCAACTGGCTGGAGCAGTTCCTGGCGAAGTACGAGGGCACCGTCCTCGCCGTCACCCACGACCGGTACTTCCTGGACAACGTGGCGACGTGGATTCTGGAGCTGGACCGGGGCCGCTGCCACCCCTACGAGGGCAACTACTCGACCTATCTGGAGAAGAAGGCCGAGCGCCTGAAGGTCGAGGGCAACAAGGACGCCAAGCGCAAGAAGCGCCTCCAGGACGAGCTGGACTGGGTCCGCTCGAACCCGAAGGCGCGGCAGACCAAGAGCAAGGCCCGTCTCCAGCGGTACGAGGAGATGGCGGCGGAGGCGGCCAAGACCCGCAAGCTGGACTTCGAGGAGATCCAGATCCCGCCGGGCCCGCGCCTGGGCAACACGGTGATCGTCGCCGACGACGTCGTCAAGGGGTTCGGCGAGCGCCTGCTCATGGAGCACCTGAGCTTCAACCTGCCGCCGAACGGCATCGTCGGCGTCATCGGCCCGAACGGCGTCGGCAAGACGACCCTGTTCCGCATGATCGTGGGGGAGGAGGGTCCCGACAGCGGCGTGCTGCGGCTCGGCGAGACCGTCCAGATCTCCTACGTGGACCAGGGACGCGGCGGGCTCGACCCGAAGAAGTCGGTGTGGCAGACCGTGTCCGACGGCCTCGACCACATCAACGTCGGCCAGGTCGAGATGCCGTCGCGCGCGTACGTCGCGGCGTTCGGCTTCAAGGGCCCGGACCAGCAGAAGCCGACGGGCGTCCTGTCCGGCGGTGAGCGCAACCGGCTGAACCTGGCGCTGACGCTGAAGCAGGGCGGGAACGTCCTGCTGCTGGACGAGCCCACCAACGACCTGGACACCGAGACCCTGTCCAGCCTGGAGAACGCGCTGCTGGAGTTCCCCGGCTGCGCCGTGATCACGTCGCACGACCGGTGGTTCCTGGACCGCATCGCGACGCACATCCTGGCGTGGGAAGAGGGCTCGAACTGGTTCTGGTTCGAGGGCAACTACGCCGACTACGAGAAGAACAAGGTGGAGCGGCTCGGTGCGGACGCGGCCCGTCCGCACCGCGTCACCCACCGCAAGCTCACCCGGGACTGA
- a CDS encoding S28 family serine protease has product MRRFSRGAMALFLAAGLAGGTVTAVRAAPPDVADRLRAIPGMTVQERTSTLPGYRWFWLTYKQPVDHRNPRGRWFEQRVLLEHKSTDRPMVLYTSGYNTPETMFTSEPTALVDGNQISVEYRYFTPSRPEPPNWRKDTIWQAATDEHRIIGALKTIYGAKWISTGASKGGMTAVYHRRFYPHDVDGSVVYVAPNDVVNDEDSRYDRFFLTVGDDPKCRAQLKSLAREFLERRKPLVAHLEADAAKNGWTFRILRTADRAFENSVLDYEWAFWQYSLQSDCASLPAVTAPDDELYASLNAIAGLSSYTDQSLEQYVPYYFQAGTQLGWPYPAFPNLKGELKYADDYLPRTYVPRDIPMRFDGGAAMRDIDAWVRGHSDRMLFLYGQNDPWGAEPFRLGAGARDSAVYVAPGMNHSGRLIAKLPEAERAAATGDVRRWAGLGPAPSMLARTVPAEDPVLLERPRL; this is encoded by the coding sequence ATGCGGCGCTTCTCACGCGGGGCGATGGCCCTGTTCCTGGCGGCGGGGCTGGCCGGCGGCACCGTCACGGCGGTCCGCGCGGCGCCACCGGACGTCGCCGACCGGCTGCGCGCGATTCCGGGCATGACCGTGCAGGAGCGGACGTCCACGCTCCCCGGCTACCGGTGGTTCTGGCTCACCTACAAGCAGCCCGTCGACCACCGGAACCCGCGCGGACGGTGGTTCGAGCAGCGGGTCCTGCTGGAGCACAAGAGCACGGACCGTCCGATGGTGCTCTACACCAGCGGCTACAACACGCCCGAGACGATGTTCACGAGCGAGCCGACCGCGCTGGTGGACGGCAACCAGATCTCCGTCGAGTACCGGTACTTCACGCCGTCGCGCCCGGAGCCGCCGAACTGGCGCAAGGACACGATCTGGCAGGCCGCGACGGACGAGCACCGCATCATCGGCGCACTGAAGACGATCTACGGCGCCAAGTGGATCTCGACCGGCGCCAGCAAGGGCGGTATGACGGCCGTCTACCACCGGCGGTTCTACCCCCACGATGTGGACGGTAGCGTCGTCTACGTGGCCCCCAACGACGTGGTCAACGACGAAGACAGCCGCTACGACCGCTTCTTCCTGACCGTCGGCGACGACCCGAAGTGCCGGGCGCAGCTCAAGAGCCTCGCCCGCGAGTTCCTGGAGCGCCGCAAGCCGCTCGTCGCGCACCTGGAGGCCGACGCGGCGAAGAACGGCTGGACGTTCCGGATCCTGCGCACCGCCGACCGCGCGTTCGAGAACTCGGTGCTGGACTACGAGTGGGCGTTCTGGCAGTACAGCCTCCAGTCCGACTGCGCGAGCCTGCCCGCCGTGACCGCCCCCGACGACGAGCTGTACGCGAGCCTGAACGCCATCGCCGGCCTGTCGTCCTACACCGACCAGTCGTTGGAGCAGTACGTCCCGTACTACTTCCAGGCGGGTACGCAGCTCGGCTGGCCGTATCCCGCGTTCCCGAACCTCAAGGGCGAGCTGAAGTACGCGGACGACTACCTGCCCCGCACGTACGTACCCCGCGACATACCGATGCGGTTCGACGGCGGCGCGGCCATGCGCGACATCGACGCGTGGGTGCGCGGCCACAGTGACCGCATGCTGTTCCTGTACGGCCAGAACGACCCGTGGGGCGCCGAGCCCTTCCGGCTCGGAGCGGGCGCGAGGGACTCGGCGGTGTACGTGGCGCCCGGCATGAACCACAGCGGACGGCTCATCGCCAAGCTGCCCGAGGCCGAACGCGCCGCCGCGACCGGCGACGTCCGCCGCTGGGCGGGGCTCGGCCCGGCGCCGTCCATGCTGGCCCGGACGGTCCCGGCCGAGGACCCGGTTCTCCTGGAACGTCCGCGCCTGTGA
- a CDS encoding mechanosensitive ion channel family protein — protein MLLNLVSLQVPWGDKGTPETMCHSAEPSVGCRLVWNVSHDEGFTDFFRTWLDKPLNTLVVIVLTAAVALVLRRIAHRMIDRVTLRMAESTISERVKERTRTHFEGSPALLSQRRASRAKTIGSVLRSIASIMILGTAAFSILGNLGLNLAPILASASVIGVAVGFGAQNIVKDFLSGLFMLLEDQYGVGDVIDVGTAKGTVEAVSLRVTRMRDVNGIVWYVPNGEIKHVGNESQNWGRAVLDIPVGVTEDVEKVKALLQSTADEMGSDPAWDALILERPSVWGVQSLAEDALTIRVVIKTLPGKQAETARELRERVKVAFDRAGVSVGPTV, from the coding sequence ATGTTGTTGAACCTCGTGTCCCTCCAGGTCCCCTGGGGTGACAAGGGGACGCCGGAGACGATGTGCCACTCCGCGGAGCCCAGCGTCGGCTGCCGCCTGGTCTGGAACGTCTCGCACGACGAGGGCTTCACCGACTTCTTCCGCACCTGGCTCGACAAGCCGCTCAACACCCTCGTCGTGATCGTCCTCACCGCCGCCGTCGCCCTGGTGCTGCGCAGGATCGCGCACCGGATGATCGACCGGGTGACGCTCCGGATGGCCGAGAGCACGATCTCCGAACGCGTCAAGGAACGGACGCGGACGCACTTCGAGGGCAGTCCCGCCCTGCTCAGCCAGCGGCGGGCGTCGCGGGCCAAGACGATCGGGTCGGTGCTGCGGAGCATCGCGTCGATCATGATCCTCGGGACGGCCGCGTTCAGCATCCTCGGAAACCTCGGCCTGAACCTCGCGCCGATCCTCGCCAGCGCCAGCGTCATCGGCGTCGCGGTCGGGTTCGGCGCGCAGAACATCGTCAAGGACTTCCTCTCCGGGCTGTTCATGCTCCTGGAGGACCAGTACGGCGTCGGGGACGTCATCGACGTCGGCACCGCCAAGGGCACCGTCGAGGCCGTCAGCCTGCGCGTCACGCGGATGCGGGACGTCAACGGCATCGTCTGGTACGTCCCGAACGGTGAGATCAAGCACGTCGGGAACGAGTCGCAGAACTGGGGCCGGGCCGTGCTCGACATCCCGGTCGGCGTCACCGAGGACGTCGAGAAGGTCAAGGCGCTGCTCCAGTCCACCGCCGACGAGATGGGCTCCGACCCCGCGTGGGACGCGCTGATCCTGGAACGTCCGTCGGTGTGGGGCGTCCAGTCCCTCGCCGAGGACGCGCTGACGATCCGCGTAGTGATCAAGACACTGCCGGGCAAGCAGGCGGAGACCGCGCGGGAGCTGCGCGAGCGCGTCAAGGTGGCGTTCGACCGGGCGGGCGTCTCCGTCGGCCCGACGGTGTGA
- a CDS encoding glycoside hydrolase family 13 protein: MTRTPWWRNAVVYEVYVRSFADADGDGDGDLRGVRSRLGYLRDLGIDALWLTPFYRSPLADGGYDVADYRDVDPRFGSLEDFDALVADAHEHGLRVIIDIVPNHTSDRHPWFREALASPPGSPARDRYVFRAGPPDGSPPTDWPSAFGGPAWTRLPDGEWYLHLYASEQPDLNWHNPEVRAEFEDILRFWLDRGADGFRIDVAAGLFKDPEFADLGDRGRHEPGSPIYGRPEVHQVYRDWRRVLDSYDGERMAIGEVWTDDPDTLVRYLRADELHQVFQFHLQLAPWSAADFRRVVTGAIDAVAPTGAAPTWVLSSHDVIRHATRYEQPAGPPGTGLARARAALLFVLALPGSTYLYQGEELGLPEVLDMPADARRDPIWIRSGGTVLGRDGCRVPLPWAGKAAPFGFGPDGSRPWLPVPDAWRDLTAEAQSAEPDSMLAFYRRALRKRRALPSDLPDSIVWAESPGESLAFRRGPLTCVVNFGSEPVKLPSGQRLLSSAPVGDLLPGNTAVWLLDR; the protein is encoded by the coding sequence ATGACGCGAACCCCCTGGTGGCGCAACGCCGTCGTGTACGAGGTGTACGTCCGCAGTTTCGCCGACGCCGACGGAGACGGCGACGGGGACCTGCGCGGCGTCCGGTCCCGGCTGGGATACCTGCGGGACCTCGGCATCGACGCGCTGTGGCTCACCCCGTTCTACCGGTCGCCGCTCGCCGACGGCGGCTACGACGTCGCCGACTACCGCGACGTCGACCCGCGCTTCGGTTCGCTGGAGGACTTCGACGCGCTCGTCGCCGACGCGCACGAGCACGGGCTGCGGGTGATCATCGACATCGTCCCGAACCACACGTCCGACCGGCATCCGTGGTTCCGGGAGGCGCTGGCGTCGCCGCCCGGTTCGCCCGCCCGCGACCGGTACGTCTTCCGCGCCGGGCCGCCGGACGGGTCGCCGCCCACCGACTGGCCCTCGGCGTTCGGCGGCCCCGCCTGGACGCGCCTGCCGGACGGCGAGTGGTACCTGCACCTGTACGCGTCCGAGCAGCCCGACCTCAACTGGCACAACCCCGAGGTCCGCGCCGAGTTCGAGGACATCCTGCGGTTCTGGCTGGACCGGGGCGCCGACGGGTTCCGCATCGACGTCGCCGCCGGGCTGTTCAAGGACCCCGAGTTCGCCGACCTCGGCGACCGGGGGCGGCACGAGCCGGGCAGCCCGATCTACGGCCGTCCCGAGGTGCACCAGGTCTACCGGGACTGGCGGCGCGTCCTGGACTCCTACGACGGCGAGCGGATGGCGATCGGCGAGGTGTGGACCGACGACCCGGACACGCTCGTCCGGTACCTGCGCGCCGACGAGCTGCACCAGGTGTTCCAGTTCCACCTCCAGCTCGCGCCGTGGTCGGCGGCGGACTTCCGGCGCGTGGTGACCGGCGCGATCGACGCGGTGGCGCCGACGGGGGCCGCGCCGACCTGGGTGCTGTCCAGCCACGACGTCATCCGGCACGCGACCCGGTACGAGCAGCCCGCCGGGCCGCCGGGGACGGGCCTCGCGCGGGCGCGGGCGGCGCTGCTGTTCGTCCTCGCGCTGCCCGGTTCGACCTATCTGTACCAGGGCGAGGAGCTGGGGCTCCCGGAGGTCCTGGACATGCCCGCCGACGCCCGCCGGGACCCGATCTGGATCCGCAGCGGCGGGACCGTCCTCGGCCGGGACGGCTGCCGCGTCCCGCTGCCGTGGGCGGGCAAGGCGGCGCCGTTCGGGTTCGGGCCGGACGGGTCGCGGCCGTGGCTGCCCGTCCCGGACGCGTGGCGCGACCTCACCGCCGAGGCCCAGTCCGCCGAGCCGGACTCGATGCTCGCCTTCTACCGGCGGGCGCTGCGCAAGCGGCGGGCGCTGCCGTCCGACCTGCCCGACTCCATCGTGTGGGCGGAGTCGCCGGGCGAGTCGCTGGCGTTCCGGCGCGGGCCGCTGACCTGCGTCGTGAACTTCGGGTCCGAGCCGGTGAAACTGCCGTCCGGGCAACGCCTCCTGTCCAGCGCGCCCGTCGGGGACCTACTGCCCGGGAACACCGCCGTCTGGCTCCTGGACCGCTGA